A window of Costertonia aggregata contains these coding sequences:
- a CDS encoding WecB/TagA/CpsF family glycosyltransferase has product MNLLGYKIYTDYLELPIREKTIINTINPHSYCISRKDNYFAEALKNSDILLADGIGIVWATKVLKGKKIKKIAGYDIFIHLMNYLNSVHGSCFFLGASQQTLNFIKENTSKEYPNLRVGSYSPPYKAIFDKADSVEMCKRVNNFKPDVLFVGMTAPKQEKWVYEFKNNLDADIICSIGAVFDFYAGTIKRPGKVWINLGLEWLPRFLKEPKRLAKRNLVSTPKFIAEVIFFKLFKRRLL; this is encoded by the coding sequence ATGAATCTTTTAGGATATAAAATTTATACTGATTATCTAGAGTTGCCAATAAGGGAAAAAACTATCATAAATACGATAAACCCTCATTCTTATTGTATTTCTAGGAAGGATAACTATTTCGCAGAGGCTCTGAAAAATTCTGATATATTATTGGCTGATGGTATAGGTATAGTATGGGCGACAAAAGTTTTAAAGGGTAAAAAAATCAAAAAAATTGCTGGATATGATATTTTTATACATTTGATGAATTATTTGAATTCTGTTCACGGCTCCTGTTTTTTTCTTGGGGCTTCCCAGCAAACATTGAATTTCATAAAAGAAAATACTTCTAAAGAGTATCCAAACCTAAGGGTAGGTTCTTATTCGCCGCCCTATAAAGCTATTTTTGATAAAGCAGATAGTGTTGAAATGTGCAAAAGAGTCAATAATTTTAAACCTGATGTCTTATTTGTGGGGATGACCGCTCCCAAACAAGAAAAGTGGGTATACGAATTTAAAAATAACCTGGATGCAGATATAATTTGTTCTATTGGTGCGGTTTTTGACTTTTATGCAGGTACAATAAAACGACCAGGCAAAGTATGGATTAATTTGGGATTGGAATGGTTACCAAGATTTTTAAAAGAACCAAAGCGTTTGGCAAAACGTAACTTAGTATCGACCCCAAAATTCATTGCAGAAGTTATTTTTTTCAAATTATTTAAAAGAAGATTACTTTAA
- a CDS encoding glycosyltransferase family 4 protein, protein MKKILFILHYPPPIHGAAMVGKHIRDSELINASFDCTYINLSTSASVTEIGKGGIKKIIRYLNILYFTIKNVLQYRPNLIYITISATGAGFYKDALIALIVKLMRVKVVYHFHNKGIDKHQDKWLDNILNKLIFKNVEVILLSEHLYYDISKYVSKANVHYCPNGIPENRKQNSGSIEKGNSENVMVLFLSNLLISKGIYTLLDACRLLKDKNLPFQCILAGGEGDIDTATLAKRISLLEIDDKVTYVGKKYGNDKENEYSKADIFVFPSYDETFGLVNLEAMQFNLPVISTNEGGIPDVVLDNVTGFLVPSHDSKALAEKLEILIVNPVLRKKMGDNGRKRYEENFTLKIFESNFHNIVDKLVS, encoded by the coding sequence ATGAAGAAGATTCTATTTATTCTGCATTACCCTCCGCCTATACATGGAGCTGCTATGGTAGGCAAGCACATTAGGGATAGTGAGCTTATCAACGCTTCTTTTGATTGTACGTACATTAATTTAAGCACGTCTGCCAGTGTTACTGAAATAGGTAAAGGAGGTATCAAAAAAATAATTCGTTATTTGAATATACTTTATTTTACAATCAAAAATGTATTACAATATCGTCCAAATCTGATTTATATCACGATTTCAGCGACAGGTGCGGGTTTTTATAAAGATGCATTAATAGCTCTTATTGTCAAGCTAATGCGTGTGAAAGTGGTTTATCACTTTCACAATAAAGGGATAGATAAGCATCAAGATAAATGGTTGGATAACATCTTAAATAAATTAATATTCAAAAATGTCGAAGTAATTTTATTATCCGAACATTTATATTACGATATATCTAAATATGTTTCAAAAGCAAACGTTCATTATTGCCCTAATGGTATCCCAGAGAACAGAAAACAAAATTCAGGATCTATTGAAAAAGGTAACAGCGAAAATGTAATGGTTCTATTTTTGTCAAATCTCTTAATTTCCAAAGGAATATATACGCTATTGGATGCTTGCAGGCTTTTGAAGGATAAAAATTTACCCTTCCAATGTATTTTGGCTGGCGGGGAGGGGGATATTGATACTGCGACCCTAGCCAAAAGAATAAGTTTATTGGAAATTGACGATAAAGTTACATACGTTGGTAAAAAATATGGGAATGACAAAGAAAACGAATACTCAAAAGCTGATATTTTCGTTTTCCCATCATACGACGAAACCTTTGGTCTTGTAAATTTAGAAGCTATGCAGTTCAATCTCCCGGTAATTTCTACAAATGAAGGTGGCATACCGGATGTCGTACTGGATAATGTTACAGGTTTTTTGGTTCCGTCACATGATTCTAAAGCCTTGGCCGAAAAATTGGAAATTCTTATCGTAAACCCTGTCTTGCGAAAGAAGATGGGAGATAACGGCAGAAAGCGGTATGAAGAAAATTTCACATTGAAAATTTTTGAATCCAATTTTCATAATATTGTTGATAAACTCGTTTCATGA
- a CDS encoding SGNH/GDSL hydrolase family protein translates to MYNKNFILKLIAFTALFFILDFCISKFLLNGLEKYYGLNDDTEIVLVGHSHLMLGVDKRKMERELGVGVSKYTREGVNVTDRKIMTQQVLRKNKKINTLIYGIDAWTFTSEGLSNNSHKLFYPFLNDSVIDSYVSKNSDLSEYLSKKIIKTSRYDELLISSSFRGYLGKWTNLKFGKVDVENLRANIRNGDYRKIENTDYNIEVLRETLDLLAKKNIRVILLYVPTIVLLTKVQEPAYNETIALFDAFSKEFDNVEFLNLQEPWSKEYDLFYDPIHLNPEGQSVITEKLIHYLKISEK, encoded by the coding sequence ATGTACAACAAAAATTTCATCTTAAAATTAATTGCTTTTACAGCCCTATTTTTTATTCTTGATTTTTGCATAAGCAAATTTTTATTGAACGGTCTCGAAAAATATTACGGATTAAATGATGATACCGAGATTGTCTTGGTGGGACATTCTCATTTAATGCTTGGTGTGGACAAACGTAAAATGGAAAGAGAATTGGGGGTAGGGGTTTCAAAATACACTAGAGAAGGTGTTAACGTTACTGATCGTAAAATAATGACCCAACAAGTATTGAGAAAAAATAAGAAGATAAACACGTTGATATACGGCATTGATGCTTGGACATTTACAAGTGAGGGGCTTAGCAATAATTCTCATAAGTTATTTTATCCGTTTTTGAACGATTCCGTCATAGATAGCTACGTTAGTAAAAACAGTGATCTTTCCGAATATCTAAGTAAAAAAATAATCAAAACCTCAAGGTATGATGAGCTTTTGATAAGCAGTTCTTTTAGAGGGTATCTTGGTAAATGGACGAATTTAAAATTTGGAAAAGTAGATGTTGAAAATCTAAGGGCCAACATTAGAAATGGAGATTACAGGAAAATTGAAAATACAGATTATAATATTGAGGTTTTAAGAGAAACCCTGGATCTGCTCGCAAAAAAGAATATTAGGGTTATACTGTTATATGTTCCTACTATAGTTTTGTTGACCAAGGTTCAAGAACCGGCATATAATGAAACAATAGCTCTTTTTGATGCATTTTCCAAAGAATTTGATAATGTAGAGTTCCTAAATCTACAAGAACCATGGTCAAAAGAATATGATTTGTTTTATGACCCCATACATTTAAATCCGGAAGGGCAGAGTGTGATAACTGAAAAATTGATTCATTATCTAAAAATTAGTGAAAAATAA
- a CDS encoding MBOAT family O-acyltransferase → MDNINGFMAIAGANIKFSYLELILPVGISFFTFQALSYSLDVFYGNTKIENNIVRFGTFVSFFPQLVAGPIERSSNLLEQLKNKHSFSKENFIEGSKLFIWGLFKKVVIADRLAIYVDKVYEHPELYSGPTLIVATLFFAFQIYCDFSGYSDMAIGAARILGFKLMQNFNLPYFASSISDFWKRWHISLSSWFGDYVYKPLGGSRVKYIKWLRNILVVFLVSGFWHGANWTFIIWGLLHAFLYFFESWGDLLLQKFRILKIKRTVIYKFFKIASVFMIVCYAWVYFRASSVRDAFSITRKIFIDWSDKFYIGSSMVTFLLSIVLIIFLLVFQISQYKGISSLYFSRSKINPWLQMIWYLTLLLGISLLGMSSNSFIYFQF, encoded by the coding sequence TTGGATAATATAAATGGGTTTATGGCCATTGCCGGTGCCAATATTAAATTTTCTTATCTAGAGCTAATCCTTCCGGTGGGTATTTCCTTTTTTACTTTTCAGGCATTGAGCTATTCTTTGGACGTATTCTATGGTAATACAAAAATCGAAAACAATATTGTGCGTTTTGGCACGTTCGTCTCCTTTTTCCCACAATTGGTAGCAGGGCCAATTGAACGTTCCTCAAACTTATTGGAACAGTTAAAGAACAAGCACTCTTTTTCCAAAGAGAATTTTATAGAAGGTTCTAAACTTTTTATATGGGGATTATTCAAAAAAGTAGTCATTGCGGACAGGTTGGCCATTTATGTTGACAAGGTTTATGAGCATCCTGAATTATATTCGGGGCCGACCTTGATTGTTGCCACTTTATTCTTTGCTTTTCAAATTTATTGTGACTTCAGTGGTTATTCGGATATGGCAATAGGGGCCGCACGTATTTTGGGTTTTAAATTGATGCAAAATTTCAACCTGCCATATTTTGCGTCGTCAATATCGGATTTTTGGAAAAGGTGGCATATATCACTCTCATCTTGGTTTGGGGATTACGTGTATAAACCGCTTGGCGGTAGTAGGGTAAAATATATAAAATGGCTACGCAATATTCTTGTTGTTTTTTTGGTGAGTGGTTTTTGGCATGGTGCGAATTGGACATTTATTATATGGGGGCTCTTACATGCCTTTCTCTATTTTTTTGAGAGCTGGGGGGATTTACTTTTACAAAAATTTAGGATTCTTAAAATAAAAAGAACAGTAATATATAAGTTTTTCAAGATAGCATCGGTGTTCATGATCGTATGCTATGCATGGGTGTATTTTAGGGCAAGTTCTGTTCGTGATGCTTTTTCAATAACTAGAAAAATATTTATCGATTGGAGCGATAAATTTTATATCGGATCATCTATGGTAACCTTTTTATTATCCATCGTATTGATAATATTCTTGCTTGTGTTTCAGATTTCACAATATAAAGGTATCAGTTCACTTTATTTTTCAAGGTCAAAGATAAACCCTTGGTTGCAAATGATATGGTATTTAACACTATTGCTTGGCATATCTTTATTGGGTATGTCATCTAATTCCTTTATATACTTTCAATTTTGA
- a CDS encoding glycosyltransferase family protein gives MREFAPVVLFTYNRLSETRQTVRALENNYLAADSELYIFSDGPKNLHDEKKILEVRKFLRNVNGFKKVHFFESDKNKGLAHSVINGVTKVLDIKGKLIVLEDDLVSSPNFLDFMNQALDFYEDVHEIISISGYTLKLPSLKNYEKDYYLGQRASSWGWGMWKDRWDKVDWKVSDYNKFKKNYKNVFAFYNIGSDMPWMLKNQMNGKIDSWAIRLCYHQFKNNMLTVFASSSKINSIGSGKDATHTSGVTKFETPLDSGVNRRFSFDKVLVINRDIATDFKSKFSLTRRIIDKFKKHIEKL, from the coding sequence ATGAGAGAGTTTGCACCTGTAGTTTTGTTCACTTACAATCGTTTGTCTGAAACCAGGCAAACGGTAAGAGCTCTTGAAAATAATTACTTAGCAGCTGATAGCGAGCTTTATATTTTTTCTGATGGCCCCAAGAATCTTCATGACGAAAAAAAAATATTGGAGGTTCGAAAGTTTTTAAGAAACGTAAATGGTTTCAAAAAAGTTCATTTTTTTGAATCGGACAAAAATAAGGGATTGGCCCATTCTGTTATCAATGGTGTAACGAAGGTGCTCGATATTAAGGGTAAATTAATCGTACTTGAAGATGATCTCGTGAGTTCTCCTAATTTTTTGGATTTTATGAATCAAGCACTTGATTTTTATGAAGATGTACATGAAATTATATCTATATCTGGTTATACATTAAAGCTTCCATCATTGAAAAACTATGAAAAAGATTATTATTTAGGTCAAAGAGCTTCATCTTGGGGATGGGGTATGTGGAAAGATAGGTGGGATAAGGTAGACTGGAAAGTTTCTGATTATAATAAATTTAAAAAAAACTATAAGAATGTATTTGCTTTTTATAACATTGGTAGTGATATGCCGTGGATGTTAAAAAATCAAATGAACGGCAAGATTGACTCTTGGGCCATTAGATTGTGTTACCATCAATTTAAGAATAACATGTTGACAGTTTTTGCTTCATCTTCTAAAATAAATAGTATTGGGTCTGGTAAAGATGCGACACATACATCTGGTGTCACCAAATTTGAGACACCTTTGGATAGCGGGGTAAATAGGAGGTTTTCCTTTGACAAGGTTTTGGTTATTAATAGGGATATTGCTACAGATTTTAAGTCTAAATTTTCTTTGACAAGGAGAATAATCGACAAATTTAAGAAGCATATTGAGAAACTTTAA
- a CDS encoding O-antigen ligase family protein, protein MILLSKKKHIMLLFLFITFLVMNAITYNINIFLIGKYGKLATAILGIISCQKSIFQFINFAKRHSLILIFWFFCMCFTFYTVLDKGLNIQLIQNNILFVVFIYFFYLLSLEFRKKYFRPHIHFFKYLVIAMNANFVFWTFISVVFSFEIWHTLEDRSGLGLFYENYLQLGIFSCVAAIANLFLVMKRVRNREFYLVLYFLYLLLVILSNSRNSQFILLIFTLLSLFPYLKNLAINYLYIILFLLLGGFFMFFTSEYLLAEDISGFTTGRSVIWYYIYEYYTQTSIFLGHGIFGLNTTILENNISYNYYFQRLEFLYFHSSYIEVFCASGLVGFFFFCAYLVKFLKRKKQYFLVIIIISVLLGGLFESFLVQPTIMISFLFWYFMVSIEERRYRVVSTKSKPLIGI, encoded by the coding sequence ATGATTTTGTTAAGCAAAAAGAAACATATAATGCTACTTTTTTTGTTCATTACCTTTTTGGTCATGAATGCAATAACCTATAATATAAATATTTTTTTGATAGGTAAATATGGGAAATTGGCAACAGCAATACTTGGAATAATATCGTGTCAAAAATCAATTTTTCAATTCATAAATTTTGCGAAGCGTCATAGTTTGATTTTGATTTTTTGGTTTTTCTGTATGTGTTTTACTTTTTATACCGTTTTAGACAAAGGACTCAACATACAATTGATCCAAAACAATATTTTATTCGTAGTTTTCATATATTTTTTCTATCTGTTGTCCCTTGAATTTAGAAAAAAATATTTTAGGCCCCACATACACTTTTTTAAGTATTTGGTTATTGCAATGAATGCTAATTTTGTATTCTGGACATTTATATCTGTTGTTTTTTCATTTGAGATATGGCATACTCTTGAAGATAGGAGTGGTTTGGGATTGTTTTACGAAAATTATCTACAACTTGGTATTTTTTCATGTGTGGCAGCAATCGCAAACTTATTTCTTGTAATGAAAAGGGTAAGGAATAGGGAGTTTTATCTAGTTTTGTATTTTCTATATCTTTTATTGGTAATATTATCAAACTCAAGAAATTCACAATTTATATTACTGATTTTTACCCTACTGAGTTTGTTTCCATACTTAAAAAATTTGGCAATAAACTATCTATACATCATACTATTTTTACTGTTGGGAGGTTTTTTTATGTTTTTCACTAGCGAATATCTTTTGGCTGAGGACATCTCAGGTTTCACTACTGGGAGAAGCGTAATATGGTATTACATCTATGAATACTATACCCAAACCTCAATTTTCTTGGGGCACGGAATTTTCGGTTTGAATACTACAATTTTAGAGAATAATATTAGCTACAATTATTACTTTCAAAGACTTGAATTTTTATATTTTCATTCTTCATATATAGAGGTGTTTTGTGCAAGTGGGTTAGTTGGGTTTTTCTTTTTTTGTGCTTATTTGGTAAAATTTTTAAAAAGAAAAAAGCAATATTTTTTGGTGATAATTATTATATCTGTCCTTCTTGGCGGATTATTTGAAAGTTTTTTAGTACAGCCTACTATTATGATTTCATTTTTGTTTTGGTATTTTATGGTTTCAATAGAGGAACGTAGATATAGAGTGGTAAGTACAAAATCCAAACCACTGATTGGGATATGA
- a CDS encoding lipopolysaccharide biosynthesis protein, with translation MLKRFYPKNNSEIPKLFSVVLDQAFMSITTFITTIVLARTYEKTAYADLVLLFSITIFILGFQSAIISKPYAINLNDFEERAQTSYFNFNLILKGLFTLGTVIVFPLLYFLSFEERSGKVFLLFLTYVIAHSSYFFVRETLLGQRKTRQNLMYGVFCSFGIITSLAFIFFFKVKDLGFFLRIASVVYIMITTIYVFNNYKKTSIKVKEHKKFWRLNWGVGKWLLGSNFLFHVSTNIYPWLLLYITTKDDIAIFGVLMSVAGLVNPILTAFGSYFLPIFVGINKNFEKIKSTVKKWSLVFGAIAIVLIALGYFFGQKIIVLFFGGKYTDLGLVVVYPFVYQAINIFFQPYKIALNAIKRTDVNFWILIPRSIVALILGYFFISRFGLVGVFYSMIIENIMYQILNYVIYRGIIIKTQSQ, from the coding sequence GTGCTCAAAAGATTTTATCCCAAAAACAATAGTGAAATCCCAAAACTTTTCAGTGTGGTTTTGGATCAGGCATTCATGAGTATTACTACATTTATCACTACTATTGTTTTGGCCAGAACCTACGAAAAAACAGCTTATGCCGATCTTGTGCTCCTTTTTTCGATCACAATATTTATTTTGGGATTTCAAAGCGCTATAATTTCCAAACCTTATGCTATTAATTTGAATGATTTTGAGGAGCGTGCCCAAACTTCATACTTCAACTTTAACTTAATTCTCAAGGGCTTATTCACATTGGGAACTGTTATCGTTTTCCCATTGTTGTATTTTCTTTCGTTTGAGGAGCGGAGTGGTAAAGTATTTCTTCTCTTTTTAACTTATGTTATCGCACATTCATCGTATTTCTTTGTTCGCGAGACTTTGCTGGGGCAACGTAAGACCAGGCAGAATTTGATGTATGGTGTTTTTTGTTCTTTTGGCATAATCACCTCGTTGGCATTTATCTTTTTTTTTAAGGTAAAGGATTTGGGTTTCTTTTTGAGAATAGCATCAGTAGTATACATTATGATAACTACAATATATGTGTTCAATAACTATAAAAAAACAAGCATCAAAGTCAAAGAGCATAAAAAATTTTGGCGCTTAAATTGGGGAGTGGGCAAATGGTTGTTAGGCTCTAATTTTTTATTTCATGTAAGTACCAATATATACCCTTGGCTTTTACTATATATTACGACCAAAGATGATATTGCTATATTTGGTGTGCTTATGAGTGTTGCCGGTTTGGTAAATCCCATTTTAACCGCTTTCGGCTCCTATTTTCTACCCATTTTTGTTGGGATAAACAAAAATTTTGAAAAAATTAAATCCACAGTCAAAAAATGGAGTTTGGTTTTCGGTGCAATAGCCATTGTTTTAATAGCTTTAGGGTATTTCTTTGGACAAAAAATCATCGTTTTGTTCTTTGGCGGTAAATATACCGACTTAGGCCTGGTGGTAGTTTACCCCTTTGTTTACCAGGCTATCAATATCTTTTTTCAGCCCTACAAAATAGCTTTAAACGCCATCAAAAGAACAGATGTTAATTTCTGGATATTGATTCCAAGGAGTATCGTTGCCCTAATATTAGGATATTTTTTTATTTCAAGATTTGGCCTTGTCGGAGTTTTTTACAGTATGATCATTGAGAACATAATGTATCAAATCTTGAACTATGTAATTTATAGAGGTATAATCATAAAAACACAAAGCCAATAA
- a CDS encoding GDP-L-fucose synthase family protein translates to MKKDSKIYIAGHNGMVGSAVLRVLEKRGYTNLLGRTSKELDLRKQADVHDFVSSERPDVIIDAAAKVGGILANNDHPYQFLMDNMLIQNNLIKSAHETGVKKFIFLGSSCIYPKLAPQPIKEEYLLSGPLEPTNEWYAIAKISGVKLCEAIRQQYGKDFVCLMPTNLYGPNDNFDLKSSHVLPAMIRKFYDAKQNRHSQVLLWGSGSPMREFLYVDDMARAVVFAVENVLQEHLYNVGVGKDITIRELAKIIQNIVGHKGKIEWDSSKPDGTPRKLMDCSKLNELGWKANIDLKQGIKMTYNWLQENINELKKVHLG, encoded by the coding sequence ATGAAAAAAGACTCCAAAATATATATAGCCGGTCATAACGGTATGGTTGGCTCTGCAGTCTTACGAGTCCTTGAAAAAAGAGGATACACCAATCTATTGGGAAGAACGAGTAAAGAACTTGATTTGAGAAAGCAGGCTGATGTGCATGACTTTGTATCGTCCGAAAGACCTGATGTTATTATCGATGCCGCTGCAAAGGTAGGAGGTATTCTGGCCAATAATGACCATCCATATCAATTTTTGATGGACAATATGTTGATTCAGAACAACTTGATAAAATCAGCACATGAAACCGGAGTAAAAAAATTCATTTTTTTAGGTAGCTCCTGTATTTACCCAAAACTTGCACCGCAACCTATAAAAGAAGAATATTTATTGTCAGGGCCATTGGAGCCTACCAATGAATGGTATGCGATAGCAAAAATATCTGGCGTAAAACTATGTGAGGCCATCCGACAACAATACGGGAAGGATTTCGTATGTCTCATGCCAACGAATTTATATGGCCCCAATGATAATTTTGATTTAAAATCCTCGCACGTTTTACCTGCAATGATTCGAAAGTTTTATGATGCGAAGCAGAATCGTCATAGTCAGGTACTGCTTTGGGGCAGCGGTTCGCCAATGCGAGAGTTCTTATATGTTGACGACATGGCAAGAGCTGTAGTTTTTGCAGTAGAAAACGTTCTTCAGGAACATTTGTACAACGTAGGAGTAGGAAAAGACATAACCATTCGGGAATTGGCTAAAATTATTCAAAACATCGTTGGTCACAAAGGGAAAATAGAATGGGACAGTTCAAAACCTGACGGTACGCCCCGTAAGTTAATGGATTGTTCTAAATTGAATGAATTAGGTTGGAAAGCGAACATAGATTTGAAACAAGGTATAAAGATGACATATAATTGGTTACAGGAAAATATAAACGAACTGAAAAAAGTTCATTTGGGATAA
- the gmd gene encoding GDP-mannose 4,6-dehydratase has protein sequence MKKKVAFITGVTGQDGAYLSELLLNKGYIVHGLKRRSSLFNTDRVDHLYQDPHIEDRNFILHYGDMTDSTNLIRLIQEIQPDEIYNLAAMSHVQVSFEVPEYTANADGIGTLRILDAVRLLGLEKKTRIYQASTSELYGKVQEVPQSETTPFYPRSPYAVAKMYAYWITVNYREAYDMYACNGILFNHESPIRGETFVTRKITRAVSRIALGIQDKFYLGNLDAQRDWGHAKDYVRMMWMILQAEEPEDWVIATGKTTMVRDFVRMAFNEVGITLEFKGTGVDEKAFVSQCSNMAYQLPMGKEVLSVDPKYFRPTEVNLLIGNPAKAKTKLGWEATYQLSDLVRDMMTSDLKLMQKEQYLHNGGYKTYKYFE, from the coding sequence TTGAAAAAAAAAGTTGCTTTTATAACGGGTGTTACTGGGCAGGACGGTGCTTATCTTAGCGAACTATTATTAAACAAAGGATATATTGTTCATGGTCTCAAAAGAAGGTCGTCGCTGTTTAATACGGATAGGGTAGATCATTTATATCAAGATCCCCATATTGAGGATAGAAATTTCATTCTTCATTACGGTGATATGACCGATAGTACAAACCTTATCCGATTGATTCAAGAAATACAGCCCGACGAAATCTATAACTTGGCGGCGATGAGCCACGTTCAGGTTTCATTTGAAGTTCCTGAATATACCGCAAATGCGGACGGTATAGGTACATTGCGTATTTTGGATGCTGTACGTTTATTGGGGTTGGAGAAAAAAACAAGAATCTATCAGGCATCTACCTCAGAACTATATGGTAAGGTTCAAGAAGTTCCTCAATCCGAAACCACACCGTTTTATCCAAGAAGCCCCTATGCGGTCGCTAAAATGTATGCTTATTGGATTACCGTAAATTACAGGGAGGCATACGATATGTATGCTTGCAACGGTATATTGTTCAACCACGAATCACCCATTAGGGGAGAGACTTTTGTGACCAGAAAAATTACCAGGGCGGTATCCAGGATTGCACTAGGTATTCAAGATAAGTTTTATTTGGGCAATTTGGATGCTCAAAGAGATTGGGGCCATGCCAAAGATTATGTGCGGATGATGTGGATGATCCTACAAGCAGAAGAGCCTGAGGATTGGGTCATAGCTACAGGCAAGACCACTATGGTCAGGGATTTTGTGCGTATGGCTTTTAATGAGGTCGGTATAACATTGGAATTTAAAGGCACGGGCGTTGATGAAAAGGCTTTCGTATCACAATGTTCCAATATGGCATACCAACTTCCGATGGGAAAAGAAGTGCTTAGCGTTGACCCAAAATACTTTAGACCAACCGAAGTTAATCTATTGATAGGTAATCCTGCAAAAGCAAAGACCAAATTGGGTTGGGAAGCCACTTACCAACTGTCCGATTTGGTAAGGGATATGATGACGTCGGACCTCAAACTGATGCAAAAAGAACAGTATCTTCACAATGGTGGTTACAAAACTTACAAGTATTTTGAATAA
- a CDS encoding MraY family glycosyltransferase, with protein MIIYLSNTKNLMDVPGERSMHMNKTPTLGGIGIFITFSLALILFGVFTKLPQEDLIKLLSLLGGTIILLFLGIKDDLITLSPKKKFSGQIISSAIVVIMTDVRIYDLNGILGIGELPYLISVLFSIFIFIFIINAFNLTDGIDGLAASIAIVSSTAFGVYFLLNGSFLLASISFILIGSLLGFLCFNLSDTRKIFMGDSGSMFIGFILVFQGINLLWMNGLESTYFTYNNAPIIVLAAFAFPIMDTTRVFIIRICKKRSPFTADRNHIHHRLLDLGLSHKTATLLICNVNILIVASTILLDVLNININVQLLIVFIMAPLLCLFPFFMVKEKGKIKFSMPKLAFL; from the coding sequence GTGATTATTTATTTGTCCAATACCAAGAATTTGATGGATGTTCCTGGCGAAAGGAGCATGCATATGAATAAAACACCAACTTTAGGAGGAATAGGTATTTTTATTACTTTTTCATTGGCATTGATATTATTCGGGGTTTTCACAAAATTACCCCAAGAAGATTTAATCAAACTGCTATCGTTATTGGGGGGCACGATCATACTATTGTTTTTAGGGATTAAGGATGACCTAATAACCTTATCGCCCAAGAAAAAATTCAGCGGTCAAATAATTTCATCTGCTATTGTCGTTATAATGACCGATGTAAGAATATATGATTTAAACGGTATTTTGGGCATAGGTGAATTACCGTATTTGATATCTGTACTTTTTTCAATTTTCATCTTCATATTTATAATCAACGCATTTAATTTGACTGATGGTATCGATGGTCTCGCCGCATCAATCGCTATTGTGTCAAGCACTGCTTTTGGCGTATACTTTCTTTTAAATGGTAGCTTTCTATTGGCATCAATTTCATTTATACTTATAGGCTCTCTACTAGGTTTTTTGTGTTTTAACCTTTCTGACACTAGGAAAATTTTCATGGGAGATTCAGGTTCTATGTTCATAGGGTTTATTTTGGTTTTTCAAGGTATTAACCTGTTATGGATGAACGGATTGGAAAGTACATATTTCACTTACAACAACGCACCTATAATTGTACTAGCTGCGTTTGCTTTTCCGATTATGGATACCACAAGGGTATTCATAATTAGAATATGTAAAAAAAGAAGTCCTTTTACTGCCGATCGCAACCATATACACCATCGCCTGTTGGATTTAGGCCTAAGTCACAAAACGGCGACACTTTTGATATGTAACGTGAATATTTTAATCGTTGCTTCAACGATTTTGCTGGATGTGCTAAATATAAACATCAATGTTCAACTTTTGATTGTCTTTATCATGGCTCCCCTATTGTGCCTTTTCCCTTTTTTCATGGTAAAAGAAAAGGGTAAAATCAAATTTTCTATGCCCAAATTGGCATTCTTATAA